One genomic window of Moorella glycerini includes the following:
- the cobN gene encoding cobaltochelatase subunit CobN: MALKICFYTAIEGELGSLSRAARRVQEDYGRLVEVAASSKRGEGGRTAGEISQLAGGADLIIVHLMGGPDSLPGLQDLVELARKKNIPLAVLPSMGDDNQQLLSLSNMMPQDYHRLRLYVAYGGEDNLKNLLLWAAGRYGGIEVAAAEPRPLPWEGFYHPDCPAPEAAALYLQKKLKESRPVVGILFYQSAWVAGNTAFIDELVRQIEKQGGIALPVFLYATRNDELGSRGLAWVLENYFSRDGRPMVDVVVNTLMFSQTMATPTFSRVEEKGLYQRLGVPLIKAIVSLTPFDEWQKSPQGLGPLDVVMSVALPEFDGDLISVPVATREETGEDPSTGAVLSQYVPIPERVSKVASLALRWARLRHKPNQEKRVAIILHNYPPRNDRIGCAFGLDTPASVHRLLVAMQAAGYRVEDLPPDGAALMERILSGLTNERGWLDPRELDRRAAARVDGDTYRAWFEAFPPQAREHLTCNWGEPPGEVFNYQGQLLIPGIFLGNVFIGIQPPRGFLEDPATIYHSPDLAPPHHYLAYYRWLRDVFQADMVFHIGKHGSLEWLPGKGVGLSGACFPDLAINDLPHLYPYIINNPGEGTQAKRRTHAGIIAHLPPVMTRADTYDELAGIEVLVKEYHMAKTLDETKLPALRELIWEKTAASQLDRDLGLEKEEAEQDWEGFLERLHSYLYEVKDTLIRDGLHILGQAPRDEALVEMLLALTRLPNNDFPALRERLALVKGYNYDQLLAEPGFFDPVQGRTNAEIMDEIEQLSREFIKALAASGFSEEAIPVVAGEILGCRDEEIIRLGKYITGNLVPALEATVKEIENSIKALTGGFIPPGPSGAPTRGMADILPTGRNFYSLDPQAVPTRAAWEVGKKLTEALLERYQQEKGDYPENVGMVIWATTNMRTGGEDIAQALYLLGVRPVWEEKSGRVKGLAVIPLEELGRPRVDVTIRASGMFRDAFLNVIHLLDRAVEMVAGLDEPETMNFVAAHVKAEVAALIAAGVEEEQAREEARWRIFSDRPGTYGAGVSNLITARNWQDAKDLGEVYVTWGGYAYSRRTYGREAQDTFRRRLATVAATVKNEDSREVDMFDSDDFYSYHGGMVAAVKAIKGELPLSFSGDSSDPRRVRVRTLEEETRHIFRARVLNPRWIESMKRHGYKGAGDLAALVEHSFGWDATAEVLEDWLYEALAQKYALDPGMQEWFKEVNPWALQTITAQLLEAIERGMWQARPETAAALKELYLDIEGELEARTE; the protein is encoded by the coding sequence ATGGCTTTAAAAATTTGCTTTTATACGGCCATTGAAGGTGAGCTGGGTAGTTTAAGCCGGGCTGCCCGGAGGGTGCAGGAGGATTATGGCCGGCTGGTTGAAGTTGCGGCCTCCTCGAAGCGGGGAGAAGGCGGGCGAACGGCGGGAGAAATTTCTCAACTTGCCGGTGGCGCTGATCTGATTATCGTGCACCTCATGGGTGGGCCGGATTCCCTGCCGGGGCTCCAGGACCTGGTAGAGCTGGCCAGGAAAAAGAATATCCCCCTGGCTGTGTTGCCCTCGATGGGAGATGATAACCAGCAGCTTTTGTCCCTTAGCAATATGATGCCGCAAGATTACCACCGGCTGCGCCTGTACGTTGCCTATGGCGGCGAAGATAACCTGAAAAATCTTCTTCTCTGGGCTGCCGGTCGTTATGGTGGTATAGAGGTGGCGGCAGCCGAGCCCCGCCCGTTACCCTGGGAAGGTTTCTACCACCCGGACTGCCCGGCACCGGAAGCGGCGGCACTTTATTTACAGAAGAAGCTCAAAGAAAGTCGCCCGGTAGTGGGGATACTTTTCTACCAGAGTGCCTGGGTGGCAGGCAATACAGCGTTCATTGATGAACTTGTCCGGCAGATAGAAAAACAAGGCGGCATAGCCTTGCCGGTGTTCCTTTACGCCACCAGGAACGACGAACTGGGCAGCCGGGGTCTGGCCTGGGTGCTGGAAAATTATTTTAGCCGGGACGGCCGGCCGATGGTAGATGTGGTGGTTAATACCCTGATGTTCTCCCAGACCATGGCCACGCCCACCTTCAGCCGGGTGGAAGAAAAAGGGCTTTACCAGCGGCTGGGCGTACCCCTAATTAAAGCCATCGTGTCCCTGACTCCCTTTGACGAGTGGCAAAAAAGCCCCCAGGGTCTGGGACCCCTGGATGTAGTTATGAGTGTGGCCTTACCCGAATTTGACGGGGATCTAATCAGCGTACCTGTGGCCACCCGGGAAGAGACCGGGGAGGATCCATCGACCGGTGCTGTTTTAAGCCAGTATGTACCTATACCTGAACGGGTAAGCAAGGTTGCCTCCCTGGCCCTGCGCTGGGCCCGGCTAAGGCACAAACCCAACCAGGAGAAAAGGGTGGCCATTATCCTCCATAATTACCCGCCACGCAACGACCGCATCGGCTGTGCCTTCGGCCTGGATACCCCGGCCAGCGTCCACCGCCTGCTGGTGGCCATGCAGGCCGCCGGCTACCGGGTAGAGGATTTGCCGCCGGATGGGGCGGCTCTGATGGAGAGGATCCTGTCCGGGCTGACCAACGAGCGCGGCTGGCTCGACCCGCGGGAGCTGGATCGCCGGGCGGCCGCTCGGGTGGACGGGGATACCTACCGGGCCTGGTTTGAGGCCTTTCCTCCCCAGGCCCGGGAGCATTTAACATGCAATTGGGGTGAGCCGCCGGGAGAAGTATTTAATTACCAGGGCCAGCTCCTCATCCCGGGCATCTTCCTGGGAAACGTTTTTATCGGCATCCAGCCGCCCCGGGGCTTTCTTGAGGACCCGGCCACAATTTACCACAGCCCTGACCTGGCCCCGCCCCACCACTACCTCGCCTATTACCGCTGGCTGCGGGACGTTTTCCAGGCGGATATGGTTTTCCATATCGGCAAGCACGGTTCCCTGGAGTGGCTTCCGGGCAAGGGGGTAGGGTTGTCCGGGGCCTGCTTCCCGGACCTGGCCATTAATGACCTGCCCCACCTTTACCCTTACATCATTAACAATCCCGGGGAAGGTACCCAGGCCAAGAGGCGGACCCATGCCGGGATCATTGCCCACCTGCCTCCGGTTATGACCAGGGCCGATACTTATGATGAGCTGGCCGGGATAGAAGTCCTGGTCAAAGAGTACCACATGGCAAAGACCCTGGATGAGACGAAACTGCCGGCTTTGCGCGAGTTGATCTGGGAAAAAACAGCGGCCAGCCAGCTGGACCGTGACCTGGGCCTGGAGAAAGAGGAGGCTGAGCAAGACTGGGAAGGCTTCCTGGAACGGCTGCATTCTTACCTGTATGAGGTAAAAGATACCCTCATCCGGGATGGCCTCCACATCCTTGGCCAGGCACCTCGAGATGAAGCCCTGGTAGAAATGCTCCTGGCTTTAACCCGCCTGCCCAACAACGATTTCCCTGCCTTACGGGAACGACTGGCCCTGGTGAAGGGATACAATTACGACCAGTTGCTGGCTGAGCCGGGGTTCTTCGACCCGGTGCAGGGGCGTACTAACGCTGAAATCATGGACGAAATCGAACAATTAAGCAGGGAGTTTATCAAAGCCCTGGCGGCCTCTGGCTTCAGCGAGGAAGCCATACCCGTAGTTGCAGGAGAGATCCTGGGGTGCCGGGATGAAGAAATTATCCGGCTGGGTAAATATATTACCGGCAACCTGGTACCGGCCCTGGAAGCCACGGTAAAAGAAATCGAAAACTCTATTAAGGCCCTGACGGGTGGTTTCATTCCGCCCGGTCCTTCGGGTGCGCCTACCCGGGGTATGGCTGATATCCTGCCGACGGGCCGCAACTTCTATTCCCTTGACCCCCAGGCCGTGCCCACCCGCGCTGCCTGGGAAGTAGGGAAAAAGCTGACGGAGGCCCTCCTGGAGCGCTACCAGCAGGAAAAAGGTGACTACCCGGAAAACGTCGGCATGGTGATCTGGGCTACTACCAATATGCGTACCGGGGGCGAGGATATCGCCCAGGCCCTGTACCTGCTGGGAGTACGCCCGGTTTGGGAAGAAAAAAGCGGGCGCGTTAAAGGACTGGCGGTGATTCCCCTTGAGGAGCTGGGGCGGCCGCGGGTTGATGTAACTATCCGGGCTTCCGGGATGTTTCGCGATGCCTTCCTGAATGTCATCCACCTGCTTGACCGGGCGGTGGAAATGGTAGCCGGGCTGGACGAACCGGAGACAATGAATTTTGTGGCTGCCCATGTAAAAGCCGAAGTAGCTGCGCTGATAGCCGCCGGCGTAGAGGAGGAACAGGCCCGGGAGGAAGCCAGGTGGCGTATTTTTAGCGACCGGCCTGGTACCTACGGCGCCGGGGTAAGCAATTTAATCACGGCCAGGAACTGGCAGGATGCTAAGGACCTGGGGGAAGTCTACGTTACCTGGGGCGGCTATGCCTACAGCCGCCGTACTTATGGCCGGGAGGCCCAGGATACCTTCCGGCGCCGCCTCGCTACGGTGGCCGCAACGGTAAAGAACGAGGACAGCCGGGAAGTAGACATGTTTGACAGTGATGACTTTTACTCCTACCATGGCGGCATGGTGGCGGCCGTTAAGGCCATTAAAGGAGAACTACCCCTCTCCTTCAGCGGCGACAGCAGCGACCCCAGGCGGGTACGGGTACGTACCCTGGAGGAGGAGACCCGGCATATCTTCCGGGCGCGGGTGCTTAACCCCAGGTGGATTGAAAGCATGAAGCGCCATGGGTACAAGGGCGCAGGAGACCTGGCGGCTTTGGTGGAGCATTCTTTTGGCTGGGACGCTACGGCGGAAGTGCTGGAAGACTGGCTCTATGAAGCCCTGGCGCAAAAGTATGCTCTGGATCCGGGGATGCAGGAATGGTTTAAGGAGGTCAACCCCTGGGCATTGCAGACTATCACGGCCCAGCTTTTAGAAGCCATCGAAAGGGGAATGTGGCAGGCCCGGCCGGAAACTGCTGCTGCCTTAAAGGAACTGTACCTGGATATTGAAGGGGAATTAGAGGCCCGGACGGAGTGA
- a CDS encoding ABC transporter ATP-binding protein, whose product MKLAVDGLSFNYDSQPVLNEVTLTIDPGEIVTIIGPNGSGKSTFLRCLARILLPARGVIYLDGRNITNLSGRALAMLLGYVPQEGTKVFPLTVYEAVLLGRRPYITWAVGQRDRQVVEEILRFLQLEPLAGKTLGNLSGGEKQRVMIARALAQEPRVILLDEPTSNLDIRHQLEVLGILEFLAWKKRMTVLMVLHDLNLAARFSQKLVLLHQGRIFASGSPQAVLTPENIRAVYDVEARVREDDLGVQVLPICPANGRAKL is encoded by the coding sequence ATGAAACTGGCCGTGGATGGTTTGTCATTTAATTACGATAGTCAACCAGTCCTCAACGAGGTAACGCTGACCATAGATCCGGGGGAAATAGTTACCATTATAGGACCAAACGGTTCAGGAAAAAGCACCTTCCTGCGGTGCCTGGCCAGGATATTGCTGCCGGCCCGGGGCGTAATCTACCTGGATGGCCGCAATATAACCAACCTGTCGGGCCGGGCCCTGGCTATGCTTCTGGGCTATGTTCCCCAGGAAGGGACGAAGGTATTTCCCCTAACTGTGTATGAAGCTGTGTTACTGGGTCGCAGGCCTTATATAACCTGGGCTGTTGGGCAAAGAGACCGGCAGGTGGTAGAAGAAATTCTGCGGTTCCTCCAACTGGAACCCCTGGCTGGCAAAACCCTGGGCAATTTAAGCGGGGGCGAAAAACAGAGAGTAATGATCGCCCGCGCCCTGGCCCAGGAGCCCAGGGTTATCTTGCTGGATGAACCTACCTCCAACCTGGATATTCGCCACCAGTTGGAGGTGCTGGGCATCCTTGAATTTCTGGCCTGGAAAAAGAGAATGACCGTACTCATGGTACTGCATGATTTAAACCTGGCGGCCCGTTTTTCCCAAAAGCTGGTGCTCTTGCATCAGGGGCGCATCTTTGCTTCCGGCAGCCCGCAGGCGGTGCTCACCCCGGAAAATATCCGCGCTGTCTATGATGTCGAAGCCCGGGTGCGCGAAGACGACCTGGGCGTCCAGGTTTTGCCCATTTGTCCGGCTAACGGGAGAGCAAAGCTTTAA
- a CDS encoding FecCD family ABC transporter permease, with protein MRSNMVGEKATGDARGDFYARLASHKILTIILLSLALLAALVISLGLGSANISLQELWLVIKEAVTTAPAGLEIGNKLARTVILNLRLPRVLLATLAGCSLAGAGVVMQGILRNPLADPYILGISAGASFGAALAVVLGLGKLAGFTLAKGYIIVASAFTFGLLTTFVIYGVASLRGLAPETLILAGVALGYLFSAGVSLLKYLSSHEELRELTLWLMGGLAGAKWQPLILLFPVCLAALGFLWRSSWDLNALGAGEEVAANLGVNLDRLRRKGAVGASMLASATVAFTGIIGFIGLVAPHLGRFLVGSDYRYLIPASCLLGALLLLAADTLARTVASPIEIPVGVITSLIGVPFFLSLLFRERRRWWS; from the coding sequence ATGCGTAGTAATATGGTCGGGGAAAAAGCTACCGGTGATGCCAGGGGAGATTTTTATGCCCGGCTGGCTAGCCATAAAATATTGACAATCATTCTTTTAAGCCTCGCTTTGCTGGCTGCGTTGGTAATTTCCCTCGGCCTGGGCAGCGCCAATATCAGCCTGCAGGAGCTCTGGCTGGTTATCAAGGAGGCGGTTACCACCGCCCCCGCCGGCTTGGAGATAGGAAACAAGCTGGCTCGGACAGTTATTTTGAATCTCCGCCTGCCCCGGGTGCTGCTGGCCACCCTGGCTGGCTGCAGCCTGGCCGGGGCAGGGGTGGTGATGCAGGGGATTTTGCGCAATCCCCTGGCCGATCCTTATATCCTGGGCATCTCCGCCGGCGCTTCCTTCGGGGCGGCCCTGGCGGTGGTCCTGGGCCTGGGGAAGCTCGCCGGTTTCACCCTGGCGAAAGGTTATATCATCGTGGCCAGTGCTTTTACCTTTGGCCTGTTAACGACGTTTGTCATCTACGGGGTAGCCAGTCTCCGGGGCCTGGCCCCGGAGACCCTCATCCTGGCCGGCGTGGCCCTGGGTTATCTCTTTTCCGCTGGCGTTTCTTTACTGAAGTACCTGTCGTCCCATGAAGAACTGCGTGAACTCACTCTCTGGCTCATGGGAGGACTGGCCGGGGCTAAATGGCAACCTTTAATTTTGCTTTTTCCTGTTTGCCTTGCTGCCCTGGGTTTTCTCTGGCGCTCTTCCTGGGACCTCAATGCCCTGGGAGCCGGGGAGGAAGTGGCCGCCAACCTGGGCGTCAATCTTGACCGGCTGCGGCGTAAGGGTGCTGTCGGCGCCTCAATGCTGGCCAGCGCTACGGTGGCCTTTACCGGGATTATTGGTTTCATTGGCCTGGTGGCCCCCCACCTGGGCCGCTTCCTGGTCGGCAGCGACTATCGTTACCTGATCCCGGCTTCCTGTTTGCTGGGGGCTCTCCTTTTGCTGGCGGCCGACACCCTGGCCCGGACGGTGGCCAGCCCCATCGAAATCCCCGTGGGAGTGATTACTTCGCTAATCGGGGTACCCTTTTTCCTCTCTCTTCTCTTCCGGGAAAGGAGGCGCTGGTGGTCATGA
- a CDS encoding ABC transporter substrate-binding protein → MLSKKYGFAVRVICLLMLVMIFVTGCSSEKTGTQNSNTRKTVKTFVDGTGKEVKISCPVDKIVCITSGVSEILYALGSADKIIGRDSYSIFPADLEKIPVMAKSSFAPNLEAIIQSAPDVVIADTMLKDDLRAKLEEAGLPVLVYTTSYPHETALVTKQMGELTGKEETAAKLIAFSDKYYQLIKDRVARLPEDKKPRVYYEWQKPYYSAGDKTPAADRIALSGGKNIAAGQKVKYPELTPEWLAGQDPQIIICMASRDAADKMKALYEEILARPALQQTTAVSQKKVYIMSWGLGTGIRSVIGSLYWAKWFHPDIFADVNPEAVHRQLLQEFYRMELKGTWVYPAAK, encoded by the coding sequence GTGTTGAGCAAAAAATATGGTTTTGCCGTCAGGGTAATATGCCTGCTAATGCTGGTAATGATCTTTGTAACCGGGTGTAGTAGCGAAAAAACTGGCACTCAAAATAGTAATACCAGGAAAACAGTCAAAACGTTTGTTGACGGCACCGGCAAAGAAGTAAAAATTTCCTGCCCGGTGGATAAAATCGTTTGTATTACTTCGGGTGTATCAGAAATCCTTTATGCTTTAGGCAGCGCTGATAAGATCATCGGACGTGATAGTTACTCCATTTTCCCGGCAGACCTGGAGAAAATCCCGGTGATGGCTAAATCTTCTTTTGCTCCCAACCTGGAAGCCATCATCCAGAGCGCGCCGGATGTAGTCATTGCCGATACCATGTTAAAGGACGACCTGCGGGCCAAACTGGAAGAAGCCGGCCTGCCGGTTCTGGTCTATACGACTTCTTATCCCCACGAAACTGCCTTAGTAACTAAGCAAATGGGTGAACTGACGGGGAAGGAGGAAACAGCGGCCAAGTTAATTGCCTTTAGCGATAAATACTACCAGCTTATTAAGGACAGGGTAGCCAGGTTGCCAGAAGACAAAAAGCCCCGGGTTTACTACGAGTGGCAAAAACCCTACTACAGTGCCGGTGATAAAACCCCTGCTGCCGATCGTATTGCCTTATCCGGAGGGAAGAATATTGCCGCCGGCCAGAAGGTTAAATATCCCGAGCTGACTCCTGAATGGCTGGCCGGGCAAGACCCCCAGATCATTATCTGCATGGCCAGCCGGGACGCCGCGGATAAAATGAAAGCCCTCTACGAGGAAATCCTGGCCAGGCCGGCACTGCAGCAGACAACCGCGGTCAGCCAGAAAAAGGTCTATATCATGAGCTGGGGCCTGGGCACCGGGATCCGCTCGGTAATCGGTTCTCTATACTGGGCCAAGTGGTTCCACCCCGACATATTTGCCGATGTCAACCCCGAAGCTGTTCACCGCCAGTTACTGCAGGAGTTCTACCGCATGGAATTAAAGGGTACCTGGGTTTACCCGGCGGCTAAATAA
- a CDS encoding ABC transporter ATP-binding protein produces MIRVENLTRTYWVGTFKKKPLQAVDNVTFFIRPGETLGLVGESGCGKSTLARLILGLIPPTSGKVFFDDLDLTAIGPREILAIRKKMQIIFQHPESALNPRMRIFDCLAEPLRLHRIVIKGSLEEKERVAELVELVGLSKEHLNRFPHELSGGQLQRVVLARALSLHPSFIVADEPTSMLDVSVQAQVLNLLKHVQGLYNLTYLFISHDIEVVHCMSNRIAVMYGGKIVEIGPADSVYKNPLHPYTQLLIRAFSDIGASILEPGTRRFIKTFFGGCRFYPSCPQAGNICKNPPELKEVAPGHSVACLQI; encoded by the coding sequence TTGATCAGGGTTGAGAACCTGACTAGAACTTATTGGGTAGGGACCTTTAAAAAGAAGCCATTGCAGGCAGTGGACAATGTTACTTTTTTTATTCGCCCGGGTGAGACTTTGGGCTTAGTGGGAGAAAGCGGTTGCGGCAAATCTACATTGGCACGATTAATATTAGGGTTAATCCCGCCTACCTCAGGCAAGGTGTTTTTTGATGACCTGGATCTCACTGCAATTGGACCCAGAGAGATACTGGCAATAAGGAAAAAAATGCAGATTATTTTCCAACATCCGGAATCAGCTCTTAATCCCCGTATGCGTATTTTTGATTGTCTGGCGGAACCTTTGCGCCTTCACCGTATTGTTATTAAAGGCTCGCTAGAAGAAAAGGAGCGGGTGGCAGAGCTGGTGGAACTGGTGGGGCTAAGCAAAGAACACCTTAACCGATTTCCCCATGAACTGAGCGGGGGACAGCTTCAAAGAGTCGTATTGGCCCGGGCTCTATCATTGCATCCCAGTTTTATCGTTGCTGATGAACCTACCTCTATGCTAGATGTTTCGGTCCAGGCCCAGGTGCTTAATTTGCTAAAACATGTTCAGGGCCTTTATAATCTGACCTATTTATTTATCTCCCATGACATTGAGGTGGTCCATTGCATGAGTAATAGGATAGCCGTCATGTATGGTGGAAAGATCGTGGAAATCGGTCCTGCGGACAGCGTATATAAAAACCCGCTCCATCCTTATACACAGCTACTGATCCGGGCTTTTTCTGATATAGGTGCAAGCATTTTGGAGCCTGGCACCAGACGATTTATTAAAACTTTTTTCGGTGGCTGCAGGTTTTATCCTTCCTGTCCGCAAGCCGGAAATATTTGCAAGAATCCACCTGAATTGAAAGAAGTTGCACCTGGTCATTCAGTAGCCTGCTTGCAAATATGA
- a CDS encoding ABC transporter ATP-binding protein: MGCILSIQDLKTSFYTRNGVVKAVEGVDLHLEEGKTFGLIGETGCGKSVLGLSVMRLLPRNARVEGKIFYRGQDLLQFSEGQMQRLRGKKIALIPQNPGSSLNPVLKIGIQIAEALQLHHRLPREQAWAKGREILSWLKLPAPENTMRVYPHQLSGGMKQRVLAAIGMTGAPDLLIADEPTKGLDAVIRSQVVAVLSQMVSQTKATLLVITHDLKVATRLCQQVAVMYAGEIVELGTAEQIFNSPRHPYTRALLAAQPVNGLKPLDGFSPSLINLPPGCKFHPRCGYAREVCRQEHPPLMETIAGNLVRCMFFDQG; this comes from the coding sequence TTGGGCTGCATCCTCAGCATACAGGACCTGAAAACAAGTTTTTATACGCGGAATGGAGTTGTCAAGGCCGTCGAGGGCGTAGATTTACATTTAGAAGAAGGTAAGACCTTTGGCCTCATCGGGGAAACGGGTTGTGGCAAGTCGGTTCTCGGCCTTTCCGTTATGCGCCTCCTGCCCCGGAATGCCCGGGTTGAGGGGAAGATTTTTTACCGCGGGCAGGATTTGCTGCAGTTCTCAGAAGGTCAAATGCAACGTTTAAGGGGAAAGAAAATCGCCCTGATTCCCCAAAATCCTGGATCTTCCCTTAACCCTGTTCTAAAGATAGGCATCCAGATCGCAGAGGCCCTCCAATTACACCACCGTTTGCCGCGAGAACAGGCTTGGGCGAAGGGAAGAGAAATTCTATCCTGGCTTAAACTTCCAGCCCCTGAAAATACTATGAGGGTTTACCCGCACCAGCTGAGCGGGGGGATGAAACAAAGAGTCCTGGCTGCCATCGGCATGACCGGAGCACCCGATTTGCTTATAGCCGATGAACCTACCAAGGGTCTGGACGCTGTGATACGCTCTCAAGTGGTGGCTGTTTTAAGCCAAATGGTTTCCCAGACAAAGGCGACCTTATTAGTTATTACCCATGATTTGAAAGTGGCTACCCGTTTATGCCAGCAAGTGGCAGTCATGTACGCCGGAGAAATAGTTGAACTGGGAACTGCGGAACAAATCTTTAATTCACCCCGGCATCCATACACCCGGGCTCTTCTAGCGGCTCAGCCTGTCAATGGCTTAAAACCTCTGGACGGTTTTAGTCCCAGCTTGATTAATTTACCTCCGGGTTGCAAATTTCATCCGCGGTGTGGTTATGCCAGAGAAGTATGCAGGCAGGAACATCCCCCTTTAATGGAAACCATAGCAGGAAATCTGGTGAGGTGTATGTTTTTTGATCAGGGTTGA
- a CDS encoding ABC transporter permease has translation MKRNPAALLGAGLLLTMILVSLLAPLLAPYDPVAIDPAHRLAPVSREHLLGTDTLGRDVLSRLLYGGRIALIMSLVAVTCTMLIGMSVGLVTGYYGGIIDDILTVVINILLALPGLSLMLAIAGVLGPGINSLFIAMVTTSWAGFARVVRGEVLRVREEGYVEAARALGASSTHIILRHILPNILGPVVVLATLRVGGFLLAVASLSFLGLGIQPPAPDWAVMLNDGRAYCRSRPLLVIAPGMCIVAAALGANLLGDALRDLLDARNEQHGNWRSLG, from the coding sequence ATGAAACGCAATCCTGCGGCTTTACTGGGTGCGGGGCTTTTGCTAACAATGATACTCGTCTCTTTGCTGGCGCCCTTGCTGGCCCCCTATGATCCAGTAGCCATAGACCCTGCTCACCGCCTCGCACCAGTGAGCAGGGAACATCTCCTGGGAACCGATACTCTGGGGCGTGATGTCTTGAGTCGCCTGCTTTATGGTGGACGTATTGCCCTGATCATGTCATTGGTGGCAGTCACCTGCACTATGCTGATAGGGATGAGCGTGGGCCTGGTGACCGGTTATTATGGGGGCATAATTGACGATATATTGACTGTAGTTATTAATATTCTGCTGGCTCTCCCAGGGTTGAGTTTGATGCTCGCAATTGCTGGCGTACTTGGCCCGGGCATAAACAGTTTGTTCATTGCCATGGTTACAACCTCATGGGCCGGTTTTGCCAGGGTTGTCCGCGGCGAGGTCTTACGCGTGCGTGAAGAAGGATATGTAGAAGCGGCCCGGGCTCTTGGAGCAAGCAGCACGCACATCATTCTTCGTCATATTTTACCAAACATTTTAGGCCCGGTGGTGGTCCTGGCCACCCTGCGCGTTGGCGGGTTCCTGCTGGCCGTAGCCTCATTGAGTTTTCTCGGATTAGGCATCCAGCCCCCCGCGCCCGATTGGGCGGTTATGTTAAACGACGGGCGGGCTTACTGCCGTAGCCGTCCTCTCCTTGTGATTGCCCCTGGCATGTGCATAGTGGCGGCGGCCCTTGGCGCCAATCTTTTAGGTGACGCCTTACGAGATTTGCTGGATGCCAGAAATGAACAGCATGGTAACTGGAGGAGCTTGGGATAA
- the nikB gene encoding nickel ABC transporter permease — translation MYILRRLGAGIPTLLGITLIAFLLGVIAPGDPAAEVLRLGGMTEPTQEEIQAMRQQMGLDKPLPVQYMNWVGRALQGDLGTSYMTGRPVAGELLSRLPATALLALAAVTFAVLFGIPLGVLMAIKSDTFMDHLGRAGALTLTSMPGFWLAILLIGLTAERLHLLPTSGFGTWQHLLLPAIVLGAGTSATLMRLTRATLLDVLGQDYIRAARAKGLSSGVVVLRHALPNAFIPLLTVIGLNLGHILGGSVVVEVIFAWPGIGRLAVDAIFRRDYPVIQGYVVFTGLVFLSLNLIVDLLYRLLNPQVRLGESAE, via the coding sequence ATGTATATTTTGCGACGCCTGGGGGCCGGTATCCCAACCCTTCTAGGAATAACACTTATTGCTTTTCTGCTGGGGGTAATCGCCCCCGGGGACCCGGCGGCAGAAGTCCTGCGGCTGGGCGGGATGACTGAACCTACCCAGGAGGAGATCCAGGCCATGCGGCAGCAAATGGGCCTGGATAAACCCTTGCCGGTACAGTATATGAATTGGGTAGGCAGGGCTTTGCAGGGAGATCTGGGAACTTCATATATGACCGGAAGGCCGGTGGCTGGCGAGCTTTTGAGCCGGCTGCCGGCTACTGCTTTGCTTGCCCTTGCCGCAGTTACTTTTGCCGTTTTGTTTGGCATCCCGCTGGGTGTCTTGATGGCGATTAAGAGCGACACCTTCATGGACCATCTGGGAAGGGCGGGCGCCCTTACGCTAACTTCTATGCCAGGTTTCTGGCTCGCTATTTTATTGATTGGCTTGACGGCCGAACGACTGCATCTACTCCCTACCAGCGGTTTCGGCACCTGGCAGCACTTACTTTTACCCGCTATAGTCCTCGGTGCCGGCACCAGCGCAACTTTAATGCGCTTGACCCGGGCTACTTTGCTGGACGTGTTGGGGCAGGACTATATCAGGGCCGCGAGGGCAAAGGGTTTATCATCAGGTGTTGTAGTTCTAAGGCACGCTCTTCCCAACGCGTTTATTCCTCTATTGACAGTAATTGGTTTAAACCTCGGCCATATCCTGGGGGGTTCGGTGGTGGTTGAGGTAATCTTTGCCTGGCCCGGTATTGGCCGCCTGGCTGTCGATGCCATCTTTCGCCGCGATTATCCAGTAATCCAGGGTTATGTTGTGTTTACGGGGCTAGTTTTTCTTTCACTCAATTTGATAGTAGATCTCTTGTATCGCCTGCTTAATCCTCAGGTCCGCCTGGGAGAGAGCGCTGAATGA